One window from the genome of Equus asinus isolate D_3611 breed Donkey chromosome 29, EquAss-T2T_v2, whole genome shotgun sequence encodes:
- the IDI1 gene encoding isopentenyl-diphosphate Delta-isomerase 1 gives MWRALARARAVGLWAPGGGAGAWGRGLWEGRRRPAAGAKAGVSAAARERCDGRRLSFPGRTSPAAAMPEVDTGRLDPQQVQLLAEMCILIDENDTRIGADTKKNCHLNENIEKGLLHRAFSVFLFNADNKLLLQQRSDAKITFPGCFTNTCCSHPLNNPREVEENDAIGVRRAAQRRLMAELGIPMEQVPPEEINYLTRIHYKAQSDGIWGEHEIDYILFVRKNVTLNPDPNEIKSYCYVSKEELEELLEKAASGEIKITPWFQIIAETFLFKWWDNLNHLNQFVDHEKIHRM, from the exons ATGTGGCGCGCTctggcgcgggcgcgggcggttGGGCTGTGGGcccctgggggcggggcgggggcgtgggggcggggcctgtgggaggggcggcggcggccggcggCCGGCGCTAAAGCTGGAGTGTCCGCGGCGGCGCGGGAGCGCTGCGACGGCCGACGCCTGAG CTTCCCGGGACGGACCAGCCCCGCCGCAGCGATGCCCGAGGTGGACACCGGCCGCCTCGACCCGCAGCAGGTGCAGCTCCTGGCGGAGATGTGCATCCTCATCGACGAGAACGACACCCGCATCGGGGCGGACACCAAGAAGAACTGTCACCTGAACGAGAACATCGAGAAAG GGCTGCTGCACCGGGCGTTCAGCGTCTTCCTGTTCAACGCCGACAACAAGCTCCTGCTGCAGCAGCGGTCCGACGCTAAGATCACCTTTCCGG GTTGTTTTACCAATACCTGTTGTAGTCATCCGTTAAATAATCCAAGAGAGGTTGAAGAAAATGATGCAATTGGAGTAAGACGAGCAGCGCAGAGGCGTTTAATGGCTGAATTAGGAATTCCCATGGAACAG GTTCCTCCAGAAGAAATTAATTACCTAACACGAATTCACTACAAAGCTCAATCTGATGGTATCTGGGGAGAACATGAAATTGATTAcattttgtttgtgaggaagaacGTGACTTTGAATCCAGATCCCAATGAGATTAAAAGCTATTGTTATGTGTCCAAGGAAGAACTAGAAGAGCTTCTGGAAAAGGCAGCCAGTGGTGAGATTAAGATAACTCCGTGGTTTCAAATTATTGCAGAGACTTTTCTCTTTAAATGGTGGGATAACTTAAATCATTTGAATCAGTTTGTTGACCATGAGAAAATACATAGAATGTGA